The Ziziphus jujuba cultivar Dongzao chromosome 5, ASM3175591v1 genome segment TTGTAGTTGGAATTTAGAGAGCAAATGTATATGACGTCCATATTTTTGTCATGCAAACATTATAATCCTAATGATAGGATCTGAATTATTTTCTAACCAGAAGATCTTAATTGCAATTTCTACTTGCTCCATTATTTAGTTGGTAAAGGTCTATCACAAGGCATTTTGAAAGTGAATGTATTCCATGAATTTAGTAGCTTATGGGAACAGAAATTGTCGAGCATGTTTGAATGAATCGCTGGTGATTTATGTCAGGTCCAGTGTGCTTCTCCATAAATATAAATGCTAAAAATTCATTTCCACCAGATAGATATATAAGGAAAGGAAATATAGTTCATTCTGTGCTGTAGAATTGAATTACCAGGGttatttgagtttttatttaGTCTTACCAGTTTCGTCCTTTTAGATTGATGGTGACATAATACATATGTCTTGAAATTCTTTGTTGCTGATTTGCTAGAAAACGTATGGTGCCATTTCTAACTTTTACTATTGTCCCTTTAAAGTTCTTCCTGCTACATTTATAGTCTagcttttacatatttttatttctccagACAGAGGTTACAACTGTGATTTGTGGAACCAAAGAACTGAAGAAGCTTGTGGACATAAGTGGACAATTAGACACGGTGAAACGCATAATATGCATGGATGATGAGATCCCATCTAATGCTTCATCTGTTGAGCAAAGTGTTGGCTGGAGTGTTAAATTATTTTCTGATGTGGAGAGAATTGGCCGAGAAAACCCTGTAGATGCCGATTTACCTCTTCCTGCTGATATTGCGGTCATCATGTATACAAGTGGAAGTACTGGATTACCTAAGGTTAGAAGCATTAATGTGTATTTTGTTACCTTTTACAATTGATTGTATTATACTTAATTATTATCTTTAATCGGCGATTTGTACAACAATGAAGGCTGCTGATAGCAGATTCTCTCTTCACTTTCTGCTCTCCTATTACTTTTTCTGGAAGATTGCCACTGCTTATAATCTTGTTAATTGGAACTGATGCCTTTGATTGGAGACAAGTAGTATGACTTAATGTTTGACTTAAAACAATGGCCAATCAAGCCACATAACTAGTCCATCTTCACTTTTCCACTTTGTACAGGGTGTAATGATGACACATGCTAATGTCCTGGCTACAGTTTCTGCTGTAATGACAATTGTCCCGGGCCTTGGAAGCAAGGATGTCTATCTGGCATACCTTCCTCTAGCTCATATTCTTGAACTGGCAGCAGAGGTATGGAGAATGTGCTAGCTGGTTTGGTTCTGTAGCTATAATAGTTTAATATGCCTTTTCCATTTATGATCATTTTCTTATTATGTATTACCGTTACATCTTGTTTGTTCTTATATCTTATCATTTGATGTTGAAGCATGTAATTTCTGCTATGGGAAGTGCTATAGGATATGGATCCCCTTTGACTCTTACAGATACATCAAACAAgataaaaaaaggaacaaagggGGATGCCACTACATTGTTGCCAACTCTACTGACAGCCGTCCCTGCAATTCTTGATCGTGTTAGAGATGGAGTGCTCAAGAAGGTTAGTAAAGTTTTGGCATGGATTTGATTCATAGATAGGTATTCATATTCAATGAGACATACAAGTTACATGTCTGCATATGCATCTTAGTTTGCAGGAAAACCTACTTTTTTAGTTTGTTTCTTAAACAGTGAATCTTTACTATGTTACTCAGGTAAATGCAAAGGGTGGCCTATCCAAGAGACTGTTTGACTTGGCATATGCCCGTAGATTGTCTGCAGTAAATGGTAGTTGGTTCGGCGCTTGGGGTCCAGAAACGCTTTTATGGGattttcttgtgttcggaaagGTCCGGGCAATTCTAGGAGGTCGTATCCGTTTTATCCTATCTGGAGGAGCTCCTCTTTCTGGTGATACTCAAAAATTCATCAACATTTGTCTTGGGTCAGTACGGCTTTATTACTTTTATCTGATCTTGAGattcttgaaaaaaattatgaacCAAATATTTGTCATGTCAATTGAGAATtcttaaaattgaatttatactttttggttgatttttttttttaaacaaagaatTTTCAGCTGGttcaattaaaagaaaacatgGTAATTGTTGCCATCTTTTTAGAAATGGTTTTAGCTAACCTCTCCCTAGTGAAGTTTTCAAGTCCATAGAACTAGTAGATGATTAAAAAGTTGATATTAGTATCACACTTTAACTTGATTTTGGCTGTATACAGTGCTCCAATAGGTCAAGGGTATGGTCTAACCGAAACTTGTGCTGGTGGAACATTTTCTGAGTTTGATGATACATCTGTTGGTCGTGTTGGAGCTCCTCTCCCATGCTCATTTATTAAGGTGAAAAATTAGCTTAAGATTTTATGTACACATGCTTTCCTTGTCTGTTCTTACTTTCCCtcaattctttctttcttccttacCCTAAAGCTAAAAGTATGGGGATTCCCCAGCATGTCAATTTCTTAAGGAATTTGTTTCTTCATTATTCTTGTATGAGGTACCATATTTTTAAGCTATTCTTTTAATGCTAGAAATAGTGTGAGAGTTTTATGCTCTGCGTTTTTGTTTAGTCCTGATTACCAAGTCGATTATTATTCATGTTAACATTTAGTGCACTATATCTTCTTATCCAGTTAGTTGATTGGCCTGAAGGTGGATATCTAACAAGTGATTCACCATTGTCCCGTGGGGAAATTGTAATTGGTGGTCCAAATGTTACACTTGGATATTTCAACAATGAAGAAAAGACCAAAGAATCATACAAGGTAGAGTTCCAAGGTTCCGATATCTTTAATTCTTTTATGCCACTACCTACCAAAGACAAGTATTAGTTAAATTTGTTAATATGTGCCAACTTTTGGTTCTGAAAGGTTGACGAGAGGGGAATGAGGTGGTTCTATACAGGGGACATAGGGCAGTTTCATCCTGATGGTTGCCTTGAGATAATTGACCGGAAAAAGGACATAGTCAAACTTCAACATGGTGAATATGTCTCCTTGGGAAAGGTATGGATGTTGCAAGTTGAAATGTAATTTTCTCTCTGATTCCTTGAGGACTAACGCTAGCCTACAGGTTGAGGCTGTTCTCTCTGCAAGCCCTTATGTTGACAATATTATGTTGCATGCCGATCCTTTTCGTAATTACTGTGTCGCTCTTGTGGTGGCTTCTCAAAGCACATTAGAAGATTGGGCTTCAAAGCAAGGAATTGCTTTTACTGATTTTGCTGACCTTTGTGAGAAAAAGGAAACCATTAAGGAAGTGCAGGCATCACTTGTAAAGGTATTCCTTTCTAGATTAAATTTTCCATTACTTAGAATTTAGCATGAAGCTGGGGAATTATAACTTTGTCCTTGGAAGCAGGAACTCTTGCATGCTTAGCGTGACTTGTCTTTTGAAGTAGTACATTTTGGGTAGAATATcttcaaaccaagttttcaGTCCAGCAGCAAATATGTATTTGATGGTGTTCACTTTAGTGGATATATAAATAAGAGTTGAAGGATGACTATTAAAAATGCATATAAATGTTTAGTGTGACGCACCAAAGGTGGCCTCCATTAAGTTGGTTAAGGATAAAACATATGGGGAGGTATAGATTAAACAAAGCTCTGCATATGCTATTATCTTTATAGGCGTAACTTTTGTCTGGCTATGTCTAGATTGTTTAATCATGGTCCTGCAATTTCTGTACCTTAAGTTTACATTCTGTGGCCTAAGCTTAATGGGAAAAGTTGTTGTTAGCCTTAAGAGTTTCTTTACAAGCACTGACCACGTTGATGATGTAAAAACGAAATTGATTACGCCTGTGATTCTTGTTCTTGACTTTTAGATGGTAACTGCAGTTTCTAAACAAATTTTCATTCAGAAATATTTAACTGTTCAGTCTACCACCATTCCACCCCTTTCTTATCCCCTCGttcagaaaaatacaaaaagatgcACTCTCATTTTGTTACATGAATCTCAAACTACAAAGACAAGAATCCGGAGCATAGAACATTAATGTGCCTTGAGAAAGTAAACTATATTAGTGTATTCTTTTTCATGCTTATTGTGTATTTCACAGGAGGCAAAGAAAGGTCGTCTAGAGAAATTCGAGATCCCTGCAAAAATCAAATTGCTTTCTAATCCATGGACTCCTGAAACTGGTCTAGTCACTGCGGCTCTTAAGATCAAGAGAGAAGTGATTAGGAAGGCTTTCTCGGAAGACCTCTCTAAGTTATATGCTTAGTGATTTTGGGTAAAACCAGAGCTCGTTGATTATTGTGCAAAGAATCTTGCCTGGCTGATGAAATGCACGATAGTGCTTTTGTTTTGCAGATTTCTTTACTCTAGTTGTATTCTTTTAGTCCTCTgtattaaatatagataaattttcTTGCAGCCAAGAGCTTTATCACTAGGGAAAAGTCAGAAAGACAAGTTTTGAATGTGTAGTTTTCACTCATTAAATACTCAAAGCAGGATGGTTAACTTTCACATCTTCCTCATTTGTTTTGTCAGAACTGTATAATTGATTTACATTTTGCttgaaataattcaataaattatctttcAATTACCATCAATCGAGAAAGCTGTTAAAAGGTTAATGCAGTTTTTGTTTATATAGTTTTAGACTTCCCAAATTTTCactaagaaaaaagataaaaagatacATTTAACGAAAAAACCTTTATGAATTCTTGATCCACTCTGCCCAGccaaaaactataaataaaaaaaatatatcacttGGAAGTTTTCACACCTAAACTCATTCTtgggttgtttttttaattatttgaaatatgtATACCCTCTTTTTCACTTTTGCATAGTTTATTCTGCAAAGAGCTTGACGCTAAAACAGCGATTACTAAAGTTCAATACTCGATTGGCCTACATACGAAATTGTGTAATCTTTTTTACATGcaagaaatgaagaagaagaagaaaataaagaggaggaaaccaaaaaaagttttataaaaaatcaactttataGGTGGGAAAAGAGATGCATATAAGAGTATGGAAAAGACTAAACAAGAAGTGGGGAGAGGAAGGAGACCTATAATCCAACTTTGGTCCATGATGTGAACCTTACTTAAAGCCAACCAAATTAGAAACTGCCCCACTCTCTCTTATACACCATGTGGCCATTAGTTTGTTTGTTTCCATCACTTTTTAAAGCCTTTTAGGAGTTTCACGCCCACTCACCACCTCCCCACACCACCACCCCCCACAACTCCTCCCTTTTACCATTTCATTCATATTAGTACTTACCATACCTCTctgtctctttctttctttctttctttctttttttccttttttttttctttttttcctcctcttcCCCACATCAGAGCACATACACACCACAATGTGTCCAAAAGGAACAAGTGCATGAACTAACGACAACGGTGGAACTtcctaaaccaaaaaaaagaaaaaaaaaatatcatttatgtatatattacatatataagtACATATGGTATGATATTAGTATTTTGTTCAAGTGTCGGAATTAAGGTCGTTGAGAAAGTGTTCCAAAAGTATACAAGTAGGGGAAATCCAGGAATATGAATAAGTAGATGCAACTCGatttgccccttttttttttttttttttttttttttttttttgaagaaaactcGATTTACTTATATAGTGGGTTAGGAGAAGTAAAAAAGACATGCCTGAAAACTCCGTATAATTTTTGGAGTTCCCTAGCTAGGATAGGGACTTGGCAAACCCCATATGAGGCAATCATGCTagaaatagtatatatataggttGTGATTTTATTCTCAATTCACTGTGGTTTGAAccaattatgaaattttaaaggtttgttttggtttaatttaGACATGCTAGAATATAAAGCCACTAAGATCAACATCATGTATTTGGGAGAA includes the following:
- the LOC107421067 gene encoding long chain acyl-CoA synthetase 9, chloroplastic, whose product is MSAYLVGVLVPLVFTLLLRNSKTAKKRGLPADVGGEPGYAIRNSRFTSPVQTAWEGISTLAQLFEQSCRLYHEKCFLGTRKLISREIEVTEDGRSFEKLHLGEYEWLSYGKAFEAVCNFASGLSQIGHGRGERAAIFADTREEWFIALQGCFRRNVTVVTIYASLGEEALCHSLNETEVTTVICGTKELKKLVDISGQLDTVKRIICMDDEIPSNASSVEQSVGWSVKLFSDVERIGRENPVDADLPLPADIAVIMYTSGSTGLPKGVMMTHANVLATVSAVMTIVPGLGSKDVYLAYLPLAHILELAAEHVISAMGSAIGYGSPLTLTDTSNKIKKGTKGDATTLLPTLLTAVPAILDRVRDGVLKKVNAKGGLSKRLFDLAYARRLSAVNGSWFGAWGPETLLWDFLVFGKVRAILGGRIRFILSGGAPLSGDTQKFINICLGAPIGQGYGLTETCAGGTFSEFDDTSVGRVGAPLPCSFIKLVDWPEGGYLTSDSPLSRGEIVIGGPNVTLGYFNNEEKTKESYKVDERGMRWFYTGDIGQFHPDGCLEIIDRKKDIVKLQHGEYVSLGKVEAVLSASPYVDNIMLHADPFRNYCVALVVASQSTLEDWASKQGIAFTDFADLCEKKETIKEVQASLVKEAKKGRLEKFEIPAKIKLLSNPWTPETGLVTAALKIKREVIRKAFSEDLSKLYA